Proteins encoded within one genomic window of Bradyrhizobium sp. 186:
- a CDS encoding methyl-accepting chemotaxis protein — MAAALQVFKEAMINAERLSGDQAGERADKEKRAGELAGLVRQFESRIGQMVQTLSSASGELETTARSMSSTAAEAQDQAGSASTLADQVGGGVQTVAAAAEELNASIREINRQVEQATRATDQAVDTVKETNTTVRALAEGADRIGEVIGLITSIAGQTNLLALNATIEAARAGESGRGFAVVASEVKNLASQTAKATEEISTQITQIQEATQKAVSAIDGIVKTIEEVSSINRVIAAAVEEQNKATAEIARTVQHTAEATSTVTRNIATVSSAANETGRAASGVLKAAANLSSQSSSLTGEVDSFITKVRAVA, encoded by the coding sequence ATGGCCGCGGCCTTGCAGGTGTTCAAGGAGGCCATGATCAACGCCGAGCGCCTGTCGGGCGATCAGGCCGGCGAGCGTGCCGACAAGGAGAAGCGGGCGGGCGAGCTTGCCGGCCTCGTGCGGCAGTTCGAGAGCCGGATCGGCCAGATGGTGCAGACGCTGTCGAGCGCCTCAGGCGAGCTGGAGACGACGGCGCGTTCGATGTCGAGCACTGCGGCGGAAGCCCAGGACCAGGCCGGCTCGGCCTCGACCCTCGCCGACCAGGTCGGCGGCGGCGTGCAGACCGTGGCGGCGGCGGCTGAAGAGCTCAACGCCTCCATCCGCGAGATCAACCGCCAGGTCGAGCAGGCGACGCGCGCCACTGACCAGGCGGTCGATACCGTGAAGGAAACCAACACCACCGTGCGCGCGCTGGCTGAAGGCGCCGACCGCATCGGCGAGGTGATCGGGCTGATCACCTCGATCGCGGGCCAGACCAATCTCCTCGCACTGAACGCAACCATCGAGGCCGCCCGCGCCGGTGAATCCGGCAGGGGCTTTGCGGTCGTGGCGAGCGAGGTGAAGAATTTGGCGTCGCAGACCGCGAAGGCGACCGAAGAGATCAGCACCCAGATCACCCAGATTCAGGAAGCGACGCAGAAGGCCGTCTCGGCAATCGACGGCATCGTCAAGACCATCGAGGAAGTCTCCAGCATCAACCGCGTCATCGCCGCGGCCGTCGAGGAGCAGAACAAGGCCACCGCCGAGATCGCCCGCACCGTGCAGCACACGGCGGAAGCGACCTCGACCGTCACCCGCAACATCGCAACCGTCTCGTCGGCGGCGAACGAGACCGGCCGCGCAGCGTCCGGCGTGCTCAAGGCGGCCGCCAACCTGTCGAGCCAGTCGAGCTCGCTCACGGGCGAAGTGGACAGCTTCATCACCAAGGTCCGCGCGGTGGCGTAA
- a CDS encoding MFS transporter produces the protein MQQGEARPQDHGLPAALYVISGASFAAALSARALDPVLPHVAEDFGVSIATAAGFAAVFAFTFSIIQPLVGAAADLFGKTRLMIGCLALLGLANILGALSTSFSLLFASRILAGIGSGGVFPVALSLTSDLVGPEKRQVAISRTLAGAMTGNLLGASASGLIGDFLGWRGVLALLGALVIVASIAVGAGFHGAKVKHPPTTSLSALKAGYRTIFTNPNAYVCYSAVFIEGCCVLGLFPYIASFLFDLGQTSLSIAGIVIAGFAAGGLFYTMTVSRMLPRLGVKGMMIAGMTLVASQLVAVAFGPRWEVQALNLIVMGWGFYMAHGCLQVFASELSVEARATALSLHSFFFFMGQTVGPLAYGFGLQHGGKAPTLLTSAAIMVVLGLVCARLLKPRAPYDAQV, from the coding sequence ATGCAGCAAGGCGAGGCGCGGCCGCAGGATCACGGCTTGCCGGCGGCGCTCTACGTCATCTCCGGTGCGAGCTTCGCCGCAGCGCTCTCGGCGCGGGCGCTCGATCCGGTGCTGCCGCACGTCGCCGAGGATTTTGGCGTCAGCATCGCAACCGCGGCGGGCTTTGCCGCGGTGTTCGCCTTCACCTTCTCGATCATTCAACCGCTGGTCGGCGCTGCCGCCGATCTCTTCGGCAAGACGCGGCTGATGATCGGCTGCCTCGCGCTGCTTGGGCTTGCCAACATTCTCGGTGCGCTCTCGACCTCGTTCTCGTTGCTGTTCGCCAGCCGCATCCTCGCCGGCATCGGCTCCGGCGGCGTGTTTCCGGTCGCGCTGAGCCTGACCAGCGATCTCGTCGGGCCGGAGAAGCGGCAGGTCGCGATCAGCCGCACGCTCGCCGGCGCGATGACCGGCAACCTGCTCGGCGCCTCGGCCTCAGGTCTGATCGGCGACTTCCTCGGCTGGCGCGGCGTCCTGGCGTTGCTCGGCGCGTTGGTGATCGTCGCATCGATCGCGGTGGGCGCCGGTTTTCATGGCGCCAAGGTCAAGCATCCGCCGACGACGAGCCTGTCGGCGCTGAAGGCCGGCTACCGCACCATCTTCACCAATCCGAACGCTTACGTGTGCTATTCGGCCGTGTTCATCGAAGGCTGCTGCGTGCTCGGCCTGTTTCCCTACATTGCCTCGTTCCTGTTCGACCTCGGGCAGACCTCGTTGTCGATCGCGGGCATCGTCATCGCGGGCTTCGCCGCCGGCGGCTTGTTCTACACAATGACGGTGTCACGCATGCTGCCGCGGCTCGGCGTCAAGGGCATGATGATCGCGGGCATGACGCTGGTCGCCTCGCAGCTCGTCGCCGTCGCCTTCGGGCCGCGTTGGGAGGTCCAGGCGCTGAACCTCATCGTGATGGGCTGGGGCTTCTACATGGCCCATGGCTGCCTCCAGGTCTTTGCCAGCGAGCTCTCGGTCGAGGCACGCGCCACCGCACTGTCGCTGCATTCGTTTTTCTTCTTTATGGGACAGACGGTCGGGCCGCTCGCCTACGGCTTCGGGCTTCAGCATGGCGGCAAGGCGCCGACCCTGCTCACGAGCGCCGCGATCATGGTGGTGCTTGGCCTGGTTTGCGCCCGGCTGCTTAAGCCGCGTGCACCCTACGACGCACAGGTCTGA
- the kdsA gene encoding 3-deoxy-8-phosphooctulonate synthase, translated as MSSSNSAAPVVAIGTVSFGNDLPISIIAGPCQLESRQHALEVASALKEIAARLKLGLVYKTSFDKANRTSASAARGLGLAQSLPIFAEIRSTLGLPVLTDVHDATQCAEVAQAVDVLQIPAFLCRQTDLLLAAAATGKVVNVKKGQFMAPWDMANVVAKITSANNPNVLVTERGASFGYNTLVSDMRALPILARTTGAPVIFDATHSVQQPGGNGSSSGGEREFVPVLARAAVAVGVAGVFIETHPDPDRAPSDGPNMVPLREFEGLIRTLMAFDALAKNPR; from the coding sequence TTGAGCTCTTCGAATTCAGCGGCGCCGGTCGTCGCCATTGGCACGGTCAGTTTCGGCAACGATCTGCCGATCTCGATCATTGCCGGGCCGTGCCAGCTCGAAAGCCGCCAGCATGCGCTGGAGGTGGCCTCCGCGCTGAAGGAGATCGCCGCGCGGCTGAAGCTCGGCCTCGTCTACAAGACCTCATTCGACAAGGCCAACCGTACCAGCGCATCGGCTGCGCGCGGCCTCGGGCTGGCGCAGTCGCTGCCGATCTTCGCGGAGATACGTTCCACACTTGGCCTGCCGGTCTTGACCGACGTGCATGATGCCACGCAGTGCGCCGAGGTGGCGCAGGCGGTGGATGTGTTGCAGATCCCGGCCTTCCTGTGCCGTCAGACCGATCTGTTGCTCGCGGCGGCTGCGACCGGCAAGGTCGTCAACGTCAAGAAGGGCCAGTTCATGGCGCCTTGGGACATGGCGAACGTGGTCGCCAAGATCACCAGCGCGAACAATCCCAACGTGCTCGTCACCGAGCGCGGCGCGTCCTTCGGCTACAACACGCTGGTCTCGGACATGCGCGCGCTGCCGATCCTGGCGCGCACCACCGGAGCGCCCGTGATCTTCGACGCCACCCATTCGGTGCAGCAGCCGGGCGGGAACGGGAGCTCCTCCGGCGGCGAGCGCGAATTCGTCCCGGTGCTCGCACGCGCGGCCGTTGCAGTTGGCGTCGCCGGCGTCTTCATCGAGACCCATCCCGATCCCGACCGCGCGCCTTCGGACGGTCCCAACATGGTGCCGCTGCGCGAGTTCGAGGGGCTCATCCGCACGCTGATGGCGTTCGACGCGCTGGCAAAGAACCCGCGCTGA
- a CDS encoding NIPSNAP family protein has product MIYEMRQYRCVPGRLPALLKRFETVTLKLWEKHGIHQAGFFTTLIGESNQELTYFLAWESLAEREKKWGAFMTDPDWMDARAKSEADGQIVGNIVSQLLTPTAFSSVK; this is encoded by the coding sequence ATGATCTACGAAATGCGTCAGTATCGCTGCGTGCCCGGCCGTTTGCCGGCACTGCTCAAGCGGTTCGAGACGGTCACGCTGAAACTTTGGGAGAAGCACGGCATTCACCAGGCCGGGTTCTTCACCACGCTGATCGGCGAATCCAACCAGGAGCTGACTTATTTCCTGGCCTGGGAGTCGCTCGCCGAGCGCGAGAAGAAGTGGGGCGCGTTCATGACCGATCCGGACTGGATGGATGCGCGGGCCAAGTCAGAGGCGGACGGCCAGATCGTCGGCAACATCGTCAGCCAGCTCCTGACGCCGACCGCCTTCTCGTCGGTGAAGTAG
- a CDS encoding response regulator transcription factor encodes MRILLVEDEAEMAGALASALKRYDMVVDHAPTLAEAEEAISADVHAAILLDRQLPDGDGLSLIPKLRARAGGVPIIVLTARGELADRVAGLDSGADDYLAKPFAVEELLARLRAVLRRPAGLKADVIGAGRLAFDVGHREASIDGQPFELPRRELLVLEALIRRMGRTVLRSALEEAVYNFDDEIQSNALDTHISRLRRKLAEADAGIEIHGIRGVGYLLKKLP; translated from the coding sequence ATGCGGATTTTGCTCGTCGAGGATGAGGCGGAAATGGCCGGCGCGCTGGCGTCGGCGCTGAAGCGCTACGACATGGTGGTGGACCATGCCCCCACGCTCGCCGAGGCGGAGGAGGCCATTTCCGCCGATGTCCATGCCGCCATCCTGCTCGATCGCCAGCTTCCCGACGGGGACGGCCTCTCCTTGATTCCAAAACTGCGCGCACGCGCCGGCGGGGTGCCGATCATCGTCTTGACCGCACGCGGCGAGCTCGCCGACCGCGTCGCCGGGCTCGACAGCGGCGCCGACGACTATCTGGCAAAGCCGTTCGCGGTCGAGGAACTGCTGGCGCGCCTGCGCGCGGTGTTGCGGCGGCCCGCCGGCCTCAAGGCGGACGTCATCGGCGCCGGCCGCCTCGCGTTCGATGTCGGCCATCGCGAAGCCAGCATCGACGGGCAGCCGTTCGAGCTGCCGCGCCGCGAGCTCCTTGTGCTCGAAGCGCTGATCCGCCGCATGGGCCGGACCGTGCTTCGCTCGGCGCTGGAAGAGGCGGTCTACAATTTCGACGACGAGATTCAATCGAATGCGCTGGATACGCATATCTCGCGGCTGCGCCGCAAGCTTGCCGAGGCGGACGCGGGCATCGAGATCCATGGCATTCGCGGCGTCGGCTACCTCCTCAAGAAGCTGCCATGA
- a CDS encoding HAMP domain-containing sensor histidine kinase, whose amino-acid sequence MSKHADPYCLRSQLSWRLLSLQAALLVALVAVVVGALCASGFVLAERDEDRVIDVVQRALARDAQGDLILRPTPELKQLREETPDLWFLVRDRQGHSLSDGPVPAEFAAIGGALDQIGQARLGWQLFEDDPRKPPARLKRIDTEPGNVQVITATQGRLTSTKALLTTSLALLGIALPGLLLMGTATFIATPMILKRAFKELDMTADEARRIDIHQRGARLSVDRIPVEVVPLVAAVNDALARLDQGYARHKRFVADAAHELRTPIAILSTRLESLPSGPDKTRLIEDAARLATLAEQLLDIQRLDRCGHPFAPVDLVSVAQGVAADLAPLAIAAGYELALDAPATPIEALGDAAALERALTNLVQNAIQHGPRRGTIGIRVSKPATIEVTDEGAGIPADQREQIFEPFYRLTPLDRGAGLGLNMVREIVLLHGGHVSVLDTASGASCFRITLPPIRQS is encoded by the coding sequence ATGAGCAAGCATGCCGACCCCTATTGCCTGCGCTCGCAGCTGAGCTGGCGCCTGCTATCGCTTCAGGCCGCGCTGCTGGTGGCGCTGGTTGCGGTCGTCGTCGGCGCGCTGTGCGCGTCGGGCTTCGTGCTCGCCGAGCGGGACGAAGATCGCGTGATCGATGTGGTACAGCGCGCGCTCGCGCGCGATGCGCAAGGTGACCTCATCTTGCGGCCGACGCCCGAGCTGAAACAATTGCGCGAGGAGACCCCCGACCTCTGGTTCCTGGTCCGCGACAGGCAGGGACATTCGCTCAGCGATGGCCCGGTACCGGCCGAATTCGCCGCGATCGGCGGCGCCCTCGACCAGATCGGCCAGGCGCGGCTCGGCTGGCAGCTTTTCGAGGACGATCCGCGCAAGCCGCCGGCACGGCTGAAGCGCATCGACACCGAGCCTGGCAATGTGCAGGTCATCACGGCTACGCAGGGCAGGCTCACCAGTACCAAGGCGCTCCTCACGACGTCGCTCGCGCTGCTCGGCATCGCCCTGCCCGGCCTGCTTCTGATGGGAACCGCCACCTTCATCGCGACACCGATGATCCTGAAGCGTGCCTTCAAGGAGCTTGATATGACGGCGGACGAGGCGCGACGCATCGATATCCATCAGCGCGGCGCGCGGCTGTCGGTCGACCGCATTCCGGTGGAGGTCGTGCCGCTCGTGGCGGCGGTCAACGACGCGCTGGCGCGGCTCGATCAGGGCTACGCCCGCCATAAGCGGTTCGTCGCCGACGCAGCGCACGAGCTGCGCACGCCGATCGCGATCCTGAGCACGCGGCTGGAGTCGCTTCCGTCAGGACCGGACAAGACCCGCCTGATCGAGGATGCCGCGCGGCTCGCAACGCTCGCCGAGCAGCTGCTCGATATTCAGCGGCTCGATCGCTGCGGGCATCCTTTCGCGCCTGTCGACCTGGTCTCCGTCGCACAAGGCGTCGCGGCCGACCTCGCGCCGCTGGCAATAGCCGCCGGCTATGAACTGGCCCTCGATGCGCCGGCGACGCCGATCGAGGCGCTCGGCGATGCCGCAGCGTTGGAGCGCGCGCTGACCAACCTCGTGCAGAACGCGATCCAGCACGGCCCTCGCCGCGGCACCATCGGCATTCGCGTCAGCAAGCCAGCGACCATCGAAGTCACCGACGAAGGCGCCGGCATTCCGGCCGATCAGCGCGAACAGATCTTCGAACCGTTCTATCGACTCACACCGCTCGATCGTGGCGCCGGCCTTGGCCTCAACATGGTGCGCGAGATCGTGCTCCTGCATGGCGGCCACGTCTCGGTGCTGGACACAGCGAGCGGTGCCTCCTGTTTCCGGATCACGCTGCCGCCGATCCGGCAGAGCTGA
- a CDS encoding rRNA adenine N-6-methyltransferase family protein, which produces MPNDFLSFFLSWMSAPRRVGAIAPSGAALADLITREITSSTGPILELGPGTGAFTYKLLKRGVRQQDLTLIEYGSEFMKLLQMRFPGARVLWMDAGRLTTERLYDGAPVGAVVSGLPLLNMSTRKVISIIGGAFSYVRPGGAFYQFTYGMSCPIPRPVLDRLGLRAKLVDRALLNVPPAAVYKLTRRPLMKLVTGSLAPDASMPAAPEPMHLERDYTAVP; this is translated from the coding sequence ATGCCCAACGATTTCCTCTCATTCTTCCTGTCCTGGATGTCGGCCCCGCGTCGGGTCGGTGCTATCGCGCCATCGGGCGCCGCGCTAGCCGATCTCATCACCCGCGAGATCACCTCGTCGACCGGTCCGATCCTCGAGCTTGGCCCCGGCACCGGCGCGTTCACCTACAAGCTCCTGAAACGCGGCGTGCGCCAGCAGGACCTCACGCTGATCGAATACGGCTCGGAGTTCATGAAGCTGCTGCAAATGCGCTTTCCCGGCGCGCGCGTCTTGTGGATGGATGCGGGACGGCTCACGACGGAGCGGCTCTATGACGGCGCGCCCGTTGGCGCCGTCGTCAGCGGCCTGCCACTGCTCAACATGTCAACGCGCAAGGTCATCTCGATCATCGGTGGCGCGTTCAGCTATGTCCGCCCCGGCGGCGCCTTCTACCAGTTCACCTACGGCATGAGCTGCCCAATCCCGCGACCGGTGCTCGACCGGCTGGGCTTGCGCGCAAAGCTGGTGGATCGCGCCCTGCTGAACGTTCCGCCTGCCGCCGTCTACAAGCTGACGCGGCGGCCGCTGATGAAGCTCGTCACAGGATCGCTAGCGCCCGACGCTTCAATGCCGGCCGCGCCGGAGCCGATGCATCTCGAACGTGACTACACCGCTGTGCCCTGA
- a CDS encoding CTP synthase: MARYIFITGGVVSSLGKGLASAALGALLQARGYKVRLRKLDPYLNLDPGTMSPYQHGEVFVTDDGAETDLDLGHYERFTGRPATRADNITTGRIYQDIISKERRGDYLGATIQVVPHVTNAIKEFVLSGNDDYDFVLVEIGGTVGDIEGLPFFEAIRQLKNELPRDHAVYIHLTLLPYIPSAGELKTKPTQHSVKELRSIGIQPDILLCRTDREIPKEERRKLGLFCNVRESAVIEARDVDNIYAVPEAYHNAGLDDEVLAAFGIGSRIPPVLQSWQRINERVRNPEGNVTIAIVGKYTGMKDAYKSLIEALSHGGIANKVKVNLDWIESEIFEKEDPAPFLEHVNGILVPGGFGQRGAEGKIRAAQFARERDVPYFGICFGMQMAVIEAARNLVGIEEANSTEFGPTKEPLVGLMTEWLRGNELEKRSKAGDLGGTMRLGAYPAALSRGSRVSQVYGGATEISERHRHRYEVNTAYKDRLEQHGLKFSGLSPDGVLPEIVEYEDHPWFIGVQFHPELKSRPFEPHPLFASFIQAAMVQSRLV; encoded by the coding sequence ATGGCGCGGTACATATTCATCACCGGCGGCGTGGTTTCTTCGCTCGGCAAGGGTTTGGCTTCAGCGGCACTCGGTGCTCTGTTGCAGGCCCGGGGCTACAAGGTCCGCCTCCGCAAGCTCGACCCCTATCTCAACCTCGATCCCGGAACGATGTCGCCGTATCAGCACGGCGAAGTGTTCGTGACCGATGACGGCGCGGAGACCGATCTCGATCTCGGTCACTATGAGCGCTTCACGGGGCGGCCTGCCACCAGGGCCGACAACATCACCACCGGGCGCATCTACCAGGACATCATCTCCAAGGAGCGTCGCGGCGATTATCTCGGCGCGACCATCCAGGTGGTTCCGCACGTCACCAACGCGATCAAGGAATTCGTCCTCTCCGGCAACGACGACTATGACTTCGTGCTGGTCGAGATCGGCGGCACCGTCGGCGACATCGAGGGGCTGCCGTTCTTCGAGGCGATCCGCCAGCTCAAGAACGAGCTGCCGCGCGATCACGCCGTCTACATCCACCTCACGCTGTTGCCCTACATCCCGAGCGCGGGCGAGCTCAAGACCAAGCCGACGCAGCATTCGGTGAAGGAGCTGCGCTCGATCGGCATCCAGCCGGACATCCTGCTCTGCCGCACCGACCGCGAGATTCCGAAAGAGGAGCGGCGCAAGCTCGGGCTGTTCTGCAACGTCCGCGAAAGCGCTGTGATCGAGGCGCGCGACGTCGACAACATCTACGCGGTGCCCGAGGCCTATCATAATGCTGGCCTCGACGACGAAGTGCTCGCCGCCTTCGGCATCGGCTCGCGGATTCCGCCGGTGCTCCAGAGCTGGCAGCGCATCAACGAACGCGTCCGCAATCCCGAAGGCAATGTCACCATCGCCATCGTCGGCAAATATACCGGCATGAAGGATGCGTATAAGTCGCTGATCGAGGCGCTCTCGCATGGCGGCATCGCCAACAAGGTGAAGGTCAATCTCGACTGGATCGAGAGCGAGATCTTCGAGAAGGAAGATCCCGCGCCGTTCCTCGAGCACGTCAACGGCATCCTGGTGCCCGGCGGCTTCGGCCAGCGCGGCGCCGAGGGCAAGATCCGCGCGGCGCAGTTCGCGCGCGAACGCGACGTGCCGTATTTCGGCATCTGCTTCGGCATGCAGATGGCGGTGATCGAAGCCGCGCGAAATCTCGTCGGCATCGAGGAAGCCAACTCCACCGAGTTCGGTCCCACCAAGGAGCCGCTGGTCGGCCTGATGACGGAATGGTTGCGCGGCAACGAGCTCGAGAAGCGCTCCAAGGCCGGCGATCTCGGCGGCACGATGCGGCTCGGGGCCTATCCCGCAGCGCTCAGTCGCGGCAGCCGCGTCTCGCAGGTCTATGGCGGCGCGACCGAGATTTCCGAACGCCACCGCCACCGCTACGAGGTCAACACCGCCTACAAGGATCGCCTCGAGCAGCACGGGCTGAAGTTCTCGGGCCTATCCCCCGACGGCGTGCTGCCCGAGATCGTCGAGTACGAGGATCACCCCTGGTTCATCGGCGTCCAGTTCCACCCCGAGCTGAAGTCGCGCCCCTTCGAGCCGCATCCGCTGTTCGCCTCGTTCATCCAGGCGGCGATGGTGCAGAGCCGGCTGGTGTGA
- the secG gene encoding preprotein translocase subunit SecG — MQTVVIVIHLMIVAVMIGAVLLQKSEGGGLGMGGGAGFMSSRGTANLLSRTTAVLAAGFFLTSLFLSWYAGYDRKPASIIGQPASQTQPAGGAPIAPPTSGGILDSLKKADEQQQNQAPSGPQVPRSQ; from the coding sequence ATGCAGACTGTTGTCATCGTCATCCACCTCATGATTGTTGCCGTGATGATCGGCGCGGTCCTGCTCCAGAAGTCGGAAGGCGGCGGCCTCGGCATGGGTGGAGGCGCGGGCTTCATGTCGAGCCGCGGCACCGCAAACCTTCTGTCGCGGACAACGGCGGTCCTGGCCGCCGGCTTCTTTCTCACCAGCCTGTTCCTGTCCTGGTATGCCGGCTACGACCGCAAGCCCGCGTCGATCATCGGCCAGCCGGCGTCGCAGACCCAGCCGGCCGGAGGGGCGCCGATCGCGCCGCCGACCTCGGGCGGCATCCTGGATTCGCTGAAGAAGGCGGACGAGCAGCAGCAGAACCAGGCGCCTAGCGGCCCGCAGGTACCGCGCTCGCAATAA
- the tpiA gene encoding triose-phosphate isomerase: protein MTDAIRPLIAGNWKMNGLKASSAEFDAMLNGAAEVTGKADLLVCPPATLIAAFVEKARGKAVAVGAQDCHPKASGAHTGDIAAEMLADAGATAIIVGHSERRADHGEGDALVKQKAEAAWRAGVMAIVCVGETQTQRDAGQTLDILRGQLDGSLPDGSTAANLVVAYEPVWAIGTGLTPTAKDVEQIHGFIRELLTSRFRDDGAKMRILYGGSVKPSNAAELMAVKNVDGALVGGASLKATDFLAIAKGCP from the coding sequence ATGACCGACGCCATCCGACCGCTGATCGCCGGAAACTGGAAAATGAATGGCCTGAAAGCCTCGTCTGCCGAATTCGACGCCATGCTCAATGGTGCGGCAGAGGTGACCGGCAAGGCCGATCTGCTGGTCTGTCCGCCGGCGACCCTGATCGCGGCCTTCGTCGAGAAGGCGCGCGGCAAGGCGGTCGCGGTGGGGGCGCAGGATTGCCACCCCAAGGCTTCGGGGGCCCATACCGGCGATATCGCTGCCGAAATGCTGGCCGATGCGGGCGCGACCGCCATCATCGTCGGCCATTCCGAGCGCCGTGCCGACCACGGCGAGGGCGACGCCCTGGTGAAGCAGAAGGCCGAGGCGGCTTGGCGGGCCGGGGTCATGGCGATCGTGTGCGTCGGCGAGACGCAGACCCAGCGTGATGCCGGCCAGACCCTGGACATCCTGCGCGGCCAGCTCGACGGATCGCTGCCGGACGGCTCGACCGCGGCCAATCTGGTCGTGGCCTATGAGCCGGTCTGGGCGATCGGCACCGGCCTGACCCCTACCGCCAAGGATGTCGAACAGATTCATGGCTTTATCCGGGAACTTCTGACCTCCCGGTTTAGGGACGACGGCGCCAAGATGCGCATCCTGTACGGCGGCTCGGTCAAGCCTTCGAACGCAGCCGAGCTGATGGCGGTCAAAAACGTCGACGGCGCATTGGTCGGCGGCGCCAGCCTGAAGGCGACCGATTTCCTTGCGATTGCCAAGGGCTGCCCCTAG